Proteins co-encoded in one Papaver somniferum cultivar HN1 chromosome 5, ASM357369v1, whole genome shotgun sequence genomic window:
- the LOC113280799 gene encoding agmatine coumaroyltransferase-2-like yields the protein MTRAEDISASDQEVLSRLSLGSILLWRAHVFSRYGVACDDRTMLERGPQKALSEYREWTGRFGEDDNGRTIILLSDEGLRFIEASADCTLDQAMPFTVPTFQKLSLSFEGLKELALVQVTRFTCGSLVLSFSSNHIVGDGLLMSKFMTAWAQACRGIEIHPRPLHDRNIFVPRNPYNIKFDHTSFEIAKRKLNDNGGGLTAAYSTFECLVAHLWRVITRVRGLPDSQKTYVKISVNGRSGLSPRVPDEYIGNLGKNLLDECLSQTTELIHEAVTKVNDDYFKSFIDFANENLHDDSLMPLKTDHMTVPSVWPNVEVQSWLGFPFNDLDFGTGKPFTVMPSFDPWEGQIYLVGSVTGDRSIDVHVTLFQQQLALFEQICYNID from the exons ATGACAAGAGCTGAAGACATTTCAGCCTCTGATCAGGAGGTACTATCTAGGCTTTCACTCGGCTCGATATTGTTGTGGAGAGCGCACGTGTTTAGCAGATATGGTGTCGCCTGTGATGATCGAACAA TGTTAGAACGAGGACCTCAGAAGGCGTTATCGGAGTACCGAGAATGGACTGGTAGGTTCGGTGAAGATGATAATGGCCGGACTATAATTTTACTCAGTGATGAAGGTTTGAGGTTCATTGAAGCATCAGCTGACTGCACCCTTGATCAGGCTATGCCTTTTACAGTTCCCACCTTTCAAAAGCTTAGCCTAAGCTTCGAGGGACTGAAGGAATTGGCTCTAGTTCAGGTCACAAGATTCACCTGTGGGTCCTTAGTTTTGAGTTTCTCGTCGAACCATATTGTGGGTGATGGATTACTTATGAGCAAGTTCATGACTGCTTGGGCACAAGCTTGTCGTGGAATCGAGATCCACCCACGTCCTCTGCATGACAGAAACATATTTGTTCCTCGAAACCCGTACAATATCAAGTTCGATCATACAAGTTTTGAGATAGCAAAGAGGAAGCTCA ATGATAATGGTGGTGGCCTTACGGCAGCCTATAGCACCTTTGAGTGCTTGGTTGCTCATTTATGGAGGGTGATTACAAGGGTTCGAGGACTTCCTGATTCTCAGAAAACATATGTGAAGATCTCAGTGAACGGGAGGAGTGGGTTGAGCCCTCGAGTTCCCGATGAGTACATTGGCAATTTAGGGAAGAACCTTTTGGATGAATGTTTGAGCCAAACAACAGAGTTGATACACGAAGCAGTGACGAAGGTGAATGATGATTACTTCAAATCTTTTATCGACTTTGCAAATGAAAATCTGCACGATGATAGTCTGATGCCACTGAAAACTGACCACATGACAGTGCCATCCGTATGGCCCAATGTGGAAGTCCAAAGCTGGCTTGGCTTTCCATTCAATGATTTGGATTTCGGCACGGGCAAGCCGTTCACTGTAATGCCTTCATTTGATCCTTGGGAGGGTCAAATATACCTGGTTGGTTCCGTTACAGGTGATAGAAGCATAGATGTGCATGTAACTTTGTTCCAGCAACAGCTCGCGCTCTTCGAGCAAATTTGCTACAACATCGACTAG
- the LOC113284619 gene encoding small G protein signaling modulator 1-like isoform X2: MSDIIEGGKESTKENNNNKQWGCGGKSGTIVNLQRVSSIVKDIGEPCLHQSPTKIVRSKQRTIQRDIKCSFGQLNYLKNRLRKLKIFASSCLPCRSRIMSSKMLRPDKWRATFDSDGKVFGFRKALKLIVLGGVDPSIRAEVWEFLLGCYALSSTSEHRRQLRMARREKYKDLIKQCQKMHSSIGTGSLAYVVGSKVMDVRTLSKDSGTREAEPESISASHDAANVAETSDQNNNCTSTSHVCQRESSINSAELLSVRGSKDSAAYDSSRAMGSLDPPNCVSPKAGREVHVSHDDTDSYFDFPHLPVTDLFDRSDSDKNEFRGNDDDRLSSEEKLDLVDENMHSFQINNNVELFLESSGLHSDDVSHASESEHGSFGSDSHKQVIQSRNFEHESEINRLRISDVPETAVMSSTTSAGERASEERVSEWLWTLHRIVVDVVRTDSHLEFYEDAKNMARMSDILAVYAWVDPGTGYCQGMSDLLSPFVVLYDDNADAFWCFEMLLRRMRENFQMEGPTGVMKQLESLWRILELTDKETFSHLSLIGAESLHFAFRMLLVLFRRELSFNEALCMWEMMWAADFDESVARDLEENCLEPLIVQLPRYSSSETAEASVKSNGSSKTAEESVKSIGSSKGDRPQPITGSVEHSVSNDSGMKAEASYPFCGLTRSFWSKNDRMQNCTIISSTRNGDDELPVFCAAAILVINRHKIIKETRSIDDLIKADIQ; this comes from the exons ATGTCTGATATTATTGAGGGAGGAAAAgaatcaacaaaagaaaataataataataaacaatgGGGTTGTGGAGGAAAGTCTGGTACTATTGTCAATTTACAACGTGTGAGTTCGATCGTCAAAGATATTGGAGAGCCTTGTCTTCATCAATCTCCCACAAAA ATTGTTCGGTCAAAGCAAAGGACCATTCAACGGGACATCAAGTGTTCTTTTGGACAGTTGAATTATTTGAAGAATCGGTTGAGGAAGCTAAAGATTTTTGCCTCAAGTTGCTTACCCTGTCGTAGTCGTATCATG AGTAGCAAGATGCTCAGGCCAGATAAGTGGCGAGCCACATTTGATAGTGATGGGAAGGTTTTCGGATTCCGGAAGGCTCTTAAGTTGATTGTCTTGGGG GGTGTGGATCCATCAATACGGGCCGAAGTATGGGAATTTCTTCTTGGTTGTTATGCGTTGAGCAGTACATCTGAGCACCGAAGGCAGCTGAGAATGGCCAGGAG GGAGAAATACAAAGATTTAATCAAGCAATGCCAAAAGATGCATTCAAGCATTGGAACTGGTTCTCTTGCTTATGTTGTAGGTTCCAAGGTGATGGATGTCAGGACTTTGTCCAAAGACAGTGGTACAAGGGAAGCAGAACCTGAAAGTATATCAGCTTCTCATGATGCTGCAAATGTGGCAGAGACTTCGGATCAGAATAATAATTGTACAAGTACGTCACATGTCTGTCAAAGGGAAAGCTCTATTAATTCAGCCGAGCTGTTGAGCGTTAGAGGAAGCAAAGATAGCGCTGCATATGATTCTTCACGAGCTATGGGTTCTTTGGATCCACCCAATTGTGTTTCCCCAAAAGCTGGGAGAGAAGTTCATGTGTCACATGATGATACTGACAGTTATTTTGATTTTCCTCATTTACCTGTCACAGATTTATTTGATAGAAGTGACAGTGATAAGAACGAGTTTAGAGGAAATGATGATGATAGATTATCTTCCGAAGAAAAACTAGACTTGGTGGACGAAAACATGCACAGTTTTCAAATTAACAACAATGTAGAACTGTTTTTGGAATCAAGTGGTCTACACTCTGATGATGTCTCACATGCAAGTGAGTCTGAGCACGGATCTTTTGGTTCggattctcacaaacaagtaataCAGTCAAGAAACTTCGAACATGAAAGTGAAATAAATAGGTTGAGAATATCTGATGTGCCTGAAACAGCAGTGATGAGTTCAACAACGTCTGCAGGAGAGCGTGCCAGTGAAGAAAGAGTTTCTGAATGGCTTTGGACGCTTCACCGAATAG TTGTTGATGTTGTAAGGACGGATAGCCATCTTGAATTTTACGAGGATGCCAAAAATATGGCCAGGATGTCAGACATTCTTGCTGTATATGCATGGGTTGATCCTGGTACTGGATACTGCCAAG GTATGAGCGACTTGCTCTCGCCTTTTGTTGTGTTGTATGATGATAATGCGGATGCTTTTTGGTGCTTTGAGATGCTTCTTAGAAGAATG CGTGAAAATTTTCAGATGGAAGGACCAACTGGAGTGATGAAGCAGTTAGAATCTTTGTGGCGAATCTTGGAACTGACAGATAAGGAAACATTTTCCCACCTGTCACTAATAGGTGCTGAAAGCTTGCATTTTGCTTTTCGGATGCTTCTGGTGCTTTTTCGTCGGGAGTTATCCTTTAATGAGGCTCTTTGTATGTGGGAG ATGATGTGGGCTGCTGACTTTGATGAATCAGTAGCTCGAGACTTGGAGGAAAACTGTCTCGAACCATTAATTGTACAGCTTCCAAGGTATTCCAGTTCAGAAACAGCAGAAGCAAGTGTAAAGAGTAATGGAAGTTCAAAAACCGCAGAAGAAAGTGTAAAGAGTATTGGAAGTTCAAAGGGAGATCGCCCACAACCAATAACTGGGTCTGTTGAACATTCAGTCTCTAATGACAGTGGAATGAAAGCGGAAGCTAGTTATCCTTTTTGTGGCTTGACTAGGAGTTTTTGGTCAAAGAACGACCGCATGCAAAACTGTACTATAATTAGTTCAACACGGAATGGCGACGATGAATTACCTGTCTTTTGCGCAGCAGCAATTCTTGTTATCAATCGCCACAAGATCATCAAAGAAACTCGTTCAATTGATGATTTGATAAAGGCAG ATATTCAATGA
- the LOC113284618 gene encoding uncharacterized protein LOC113284618 — MAASANPSGNQEAGGGGGNNPSNGHNHNSNGAVNGGGVGNPNNTNGNSAVPVDSEDYIRMLKGLKHAPVPGLALKWTPEELTIFEDGLTKYAADTFLVRCAKIAMELPDKTARDIALRCRWMTKKENGKRRKDDHNPSRKSKDRKEKIADPSTKSASHLAVRPNVPPYAMPMMPMDNDDGISFKAIGGATGQLLEQNAQVFNQISANFASYQYQENINLFCQTRDNILSILNDLNNMPGIMKQMPPLPVKMNEELANSILPRSSLSMHQ, encoded by the exons ATGGCTGCAAGTGCAAACCCATCTGGGAATCAagaagctggtggtggtggtggaaacaaCCCTAGTAATGGTCATAATCATAATTCTAATGGAGCTGtgaatggtggtggtgttggaaaCCCTAATAATACTAATGGAAATTCAGCTGTTCCGGTTGATAGTGAAGATTATATCCGTATGTTAAAAGGGCTAAAACATGCTCCTGTTCCTGGTTTAGCTTTAAAATGGACACCTGAGGAGCTCACAATCTTTGAAGATGGTCTTACCAA GTATGCCGCGGACACGTTTCTAGTGCGTTGTGCAAAGATTGCAATGGAATTGCCAGATAAGACGGCGCGTGACATTGCACTTCGTTGCAGATGGATGACC AAAAAGGAGAATGGCAAGAGAAGGAAAGACGACCATAATCCATCGAGGAAGAGCAAAGACCGAAAG GAAAAAATTGCTGATCCCTCAACAAAGTCAGCATCTCACCTAGCAGTTCGACCCAATGTTCCTCCATATGCGATGCCCATGATGCCCATGGACAACGACGATGGCATTTCCTTTAAAG CCATTGGTGGCGCAACAGGACAGCTGCTTGAGCAGAATGCACAGGTCTTCAATCAAATATCTGCAAATTTTGCGTCTTATCAG TATCAGGAAAACATCAATCTGTTTTGCCAAACTCGGGACAACATTCTTAGCATCTTGAATGA CTTGAACAACATGCCAGGAATAATGAAGCAGATGCCACCACTTCCAGTGAAGATGAATGAAGAGCTAGCCAACTCCATACTCCCAAGGTCGTCCTTGTCCATGCATCAATAA
- the LOC113284619 gene encoding small G protein signaling modulator 1-like isoform X1, with product MSDIIEGGKESTKENNNNKQWGCGGKSGTIVNLQRVSSIVKDIGEPCLHQSPTKIVRSKQRTIQRDIKCSFGQLNYLKNRLRKLKIFASSCLPCRSRIMSSKMLRPDKWRATFDSDGKVFGFRKALKLIVLGGVDPSIRAEVWEFLLGCYALSSTSEHRRQLRMARREKYKDLIKQCQKMHSSIGTGSLAYVVGSKVMDVRTLSKDSGTREAEPESISASHDAANVAETSDQNNNCTSTSHVCQRESSINSAELLSVRGSKDSAAYDSSRAMGSLDPPNCVSPKAGREVHVSHDDTDSYFDFPHLPVTDLFDRSDSDKNEFRGNDDDRLSSEEKLDLVDENMHSFQINNNVELFLESSGLHSDDVSHASESEHGSFGSDSHKQVIQSRNFEHESEINRLRISDVPETAVMSSTTSAGERASEERVSEWLWTLHRIVVDVVRTDSHLEFYEDAKNMARMSDILAVYAWVDPGTGYCQGMSDLLSPFVVLYDDNADAFWCFEMLLRRMRENFQMEGPTGVMKQLESLWRILELTDKETFSHLSLIGAESLHFAFRMLLVLFRRELSFNEALCMWEMMWAADFDESVARDLEENCLEPLIVQLPRYSSSETAEASVKSNGSSKTAEESVKSIGSSKGDRPQPITGSVEHSVSNDSGMKAEASYPFCGLTRSFWSKNDRMQNCTIISSTRNGDDELPVFCAAAILVINRHKIIKETRSIDDLIKIFNDNLLDINVTRCVRTAIKLRKKYFYKIIRHKRTGSNPENI from the exons ATGTCTGATATTATTGAGGGAGGAAAAgaatcaacaaaagaaaataataataataaacaatgGGGTTGTGGAGGAAAGTCTGGTACTATTGTCAATTTACAACGTGTGAGTTCGATCGTCAAAGATATTGGAGAGCCTTGTCTTCATCAATCTCCCACAAAA ATTGTTCGGTCAAAGCAAAGGACCATTCAACGGGACATCAAGTGTTCTTTTGGACAGTTGAATTATTTGAAGAATCGGTTGAGGAAGCTAAAGATTTTTGCCTCAAGTTGCTTACCCTGTCGTAGTCGTATCATG AGTAGCAAGATGCTCAGGCCAGATAAGTGGCGAGCCACATTTGATAGTGATGGGAAGGTTTTCGGATTCCGGAAGGCTCTTAAGTTGATTGTCTTGGGG GGTGTGGATCCATCAATACGGGCCGAAGTATGGGAATTTCTTCTTGGTTGTTATGCGTTGAGCAGTACATCTGAGCACCGAAGGCAGCTGAGAATGGCCAGGAG GGAGAAATACAAAGATTTAATCAAGCAATGCCAAAAGATGCATTCAAGCATTGGAACTGGTTCTCTTGCTTATGTTGTAGGTTCCAAGGTGATGGATGTCAGGACTTTGTCCAAAGACAGTGGTACAAGGGAAGCAGAACCTGAAAGTATATCAGCTTCTCATGATGCTGCAAATGTGGCAGAGACTTCGGATCAGAATAATAATTGTACAAGTACGTCACATGTCTGTCAAAGGGAAAGCTCTATTAATTCAGCCGAGCTGTTGAGCGTTAGAGGAAGCAAAGATAGCGCTGCATATGATTCTTCACGAGCTATGGGTTCTTTGGATCCACCCAATTGTGTTTCCCCAAAAGCTGGGAGAGAAGTTCATGTGTCACATGATGATACTGACAGTTATTTTGATTTTCCTCATTTACCTGTCACAGATTTATTTGATAGAAGTGACAGTGATAAGAACGAGTTTAGAGGAAATGATGATGATAGATTATCTTCCGAAGAAAAACTAGACTTGGTGGACGAAAACATGCACAGTTTTCAAATTAACAACAATGTAGAACTGTTTTTGGAATCAAGTGGTCTACACTCTGATGATGTCTCACATGCAAGTGAGTCTGAGCACGGATCTTTTGGTTCggattctcacaaacaagtaataCAGTCAAGAAACTTCGAACATGAAAGTGAAATAAATAGGTTGAGAATATCTGATGTGCCTGAAACAGCAGTGATGAGTTCAACAACGTCTGCAGGAGAGCGTGCCAGTGAAGAAAGAGTTTCTGAATGGCTTTGGACGCTTCACCGAATAG TTGTTGATGTTGTAAGGACGGATAGCCATCTTGAATTTTACGAGGATGCCAAAAATATGGCCAGGATGTCAGACATTCTTGCTGTATATGCATGGGTTGATCCTGGTACTGGATACTGCCAAG GTATGAGCGACTTGCTCTCGCCTTTTGTTGTGTTGTATGATGATAATGCGGATGCTTTTTGGTGCTTTGAGATGCTTCTTAGAAGAATG CGTGAAAATTTTCAGATGGAAGGACCAACTGGAGTGATGAAGCAGTTAGAATCTTTGTGGCGAATCTTGGAACTGACAGATAAGGAAACATTTTCCCACCTGTCACTAATAGGTGCTGAAAGCTTGCATTTTGCTTTTCGGATGCTTCTGGTGCTTTTTCGTCGGGAGTTATCCTTTAATGAGGCTCTTTGTATGTGGGAG ATGATGTGGGCTGCTGACTTTGATGAATCAGTAGCTCGAGACTTGGAGGAAAACTGTCTCGAACCATTAATTGTACAGCTTCCAAGGTATTCCAGTTCAGAAACAGCAGAAGCAAGTGTAAAGAGTAATGGAAGTTCAAAAACCGCAGAAGAAAGTGTAAAGAGTATTGGAAGTTCAAAGGGAGATCGCCCACAACCAATAACTGGGTCTGTTGAACATTCAGTCTCTAATGACAGTGGAATGAAAGCGGAAGCTAGTTATCCTTTTTGTGGCTTGACTAGGAGTTTTTGGTCAAAGAACGACCGCATGCAAAACTGTACTATAATTAGTTCAACACGGAATGGCGACGATGAATTACCTGTCTTTTGCGCAGCAGCAATTCTTGTTATCAATCGCCACAAGATCATCAAAGAAACTCGTTCAATTGATGATTTGATAAAG ATATTCAATGATAACTTGCTGGATATAAACGTTACAAGATGTGTACGTACGGCCATCAAACTCCGAAAGAAGTATTTTTACAAG ATAATCAGGCACAAAAGAACAGGCAGTAACCCAGAGAATATATAG
- the LOC113284619 gene encoding small G protein signaling modulator 1-like isoform X3 has translation MSDIIEGGKESTKENNNNKQWGCGGKSGTIVNLQRVSSIVKDIGEPCLHQSPTKSSKMLRPDKWRATFDSDGKVFGFRKALKLIVLGGVDPSIRAEVWEFLLGCYALSSTSEHRRQLRMARREKYKDLIKQCQKMHSSIGTGSLAYVVGSKVMDVRTLSKDSGTREAEPESISASHDAANVAETSDQNNNCTSTSHVCQRESSINSAELLSVRGSKDSAAYDSSRAMGSLDPPNCVSPKAGREVHVSHDDTDSYFDFPHLPVTDLFDRSDSDKNEFRGNDDDRLSSEEKLDLVDENMHSFQINNNVELFLESSGLHSDDVSHASESEHGSFGSDSHKQVIQSRNFEHESEINRLRISDVPETAVMSSTTSAGERASEERVSEWLWTLHRIVVDVVRTDSHLEFYEDAKNMARMSDILAVYAWVDPGTGYCQGMSDLLSPFVVLYDDNADAFWCFEMLLRRMRENFQMEGPTGVMKQLESLWRILELTDKETFSHLSLIGAESLHFAFRMLLVLFRRELSFNEALCMWEMMWAADFDESVARDLEENCLEPLIVQLPRYSSSETAEASVKSNGSSKTAEESVKSIGSSKGDRPQPITGSVEHSVSNDSGMKAEASYPFCGLTRSFWSKNDRMQNCTIISSTRNGDDELPVFCAAAILVINRHKIIKETRSIDDLIKIFNDNLLDINVTRCVRTAIKLRKKYFYKIIRHKRTGSNPENI, from the exons ATGTCTGATATTATTGAGGGAGGAAAAgaatcaacaaaagaaaataataataataaacaatgGGGTTGTGGAGGAAAGTCTGGTACTATTGTCAATTTACAACGTGTGAGTTCGATCGTCAAAGATATTGGAGAGCCTTGTCTTCATCAATCTCCCACAAAA AGTAGCAAGATGCTCAGGCCAGATAAGTGGCGAGCCACATTTGATAGTGATGGGAAGGTTTTCGGATTCCGGAAGGCTCTTAAGTTGATTGTCTTGGGG GGTGTGGATCCATCAATACGGGCCGAAGTATGGGAATTTCTTCTTGGTTGTTATGCGTTGAGCAGTACATCTGAGCACCGAAGGCAGCTGAGAATGGCCAGGAG GGAGAAATACAAAGATTTAATCAAGCAATGCCAAAAGATGCATTCAAGCATTGGAACTGGTTCTCTTGCTTATGTTGTAGGTTCCAAGGTGATGGATGTCAGGACTTTGTCCAAAGACAGTGGTACAAGGGAAGCAGAACCTGAAAGTATATCAGCTTCTCATGATGCTGCAAATGTGGCAGAGACTTCGGATCAGAATAATAATTGTACAAGTACGTCACATGTCTGTCAAAGGGAAAGCTCTATTAATTCAGCCGAGCTGTTGAGCGTTAGAGGAAGCAAAGATAGCGCTGCATATGATTCTTCACGAGCTATGGGTTCTTTGGATCCACCCAATTGTGTTTCCCCAAAAGCTGGGAGAGAAGTTCATGTGTCACATGATGATACTGACAGTTATTTTGATTTTCCTCATTTACCTGTCACAGATTTATTTGATAGAAGTGACAGTGATAAGAACGAGTTTAGAGGAAATGATGATGATAGATTATCTTCCGAAGAAAAACTAGACTTGGTGGACGAAAACATGCACAGTTTTCAAATTAACAACAATGTAGAACTGTTTTTGGAATCAAGTGGTCTACACTCTGATGATGTCTCACATGCAAGTGAGTCTGAGCACGGATCTTTTGGTTCggattctcacaaacaagtaataCAGTCAAGAAACTTCGAACATGAAAGTGAAATAAATAGGTTGAGAATATCTGATGTGCCTGAAACAGCAGTGATGAGTTCAACAACGTCTGCAGGAGAGCGTGCCAGTGAAGAAAGAGTTTCTGAATGGCTTTGGACGCTTCACCGAATAG TTGTTGATGTTGTAAGGACGGATAGCCATCTTGAATTTTACGAGGATGCCAAAAATATGGCCAGGATGTCAGACATTCTTGCTGTATATGCATGGGTTGATCCTGGTACTGGATACTGCCAAG GTATGAGCGACTTGCTCTCGCCTTTTGTTGTGTTGTATGATGATAATGCGGATGCTTTTTGGTGCTTTGAGATGCTTCTTAGAAGAATG CGTGAAAATTTTCAGATGGAAGGACCAACTGGAGTGATGAAGCAGTTAGAATCTTTGTGGCGAATCTTGGAACTGACAGATAAGGAAACATTTTCCCACCTGTCACTAATAGGTGCTGAAAGCTTGCATTTTGCTTTTCGGATGCTTCTGGTGCTTTTTCGTCGGGAGTTATCCTTTAATGAGGCTCTTTGTATGTGGGAG ATGATGTGGGCTGCTGACTTTGATGAATCAGTAGCTCGAGACTTGGAGGAAAACTGTCTCGAACCATTAATTGTACAGCTTCCAAGGTATTCCAGTTCAGAAACAGCAGAAGCAAGTGTAAAGAGTAATGGAAGTTCAAAAACCGCAGAAGAAAGTGTAAAGAGTATTGGAAGTTCAAAGGGAGATCGCCCACAACCAATAACTGGGTCTGTTGAACATTCAGTCTCTAATGACAGTGGAATGAAAGCGGAAGCTAGTTATCCTTTTTGTGGCTTGACTAGGAGTTTTTGGTCAAAGAACGACCGCATGCAAAACTGTACTATAATTAGTTCAACACGGAATGGCGACGATGAATTACCTGTCTTTTGCGCAGCAGCAATTCTTGTTATCAATCGCCACAAGATCATCAAAGAAACTCGTTCAATTGATGATTTGATAAAG ATATTCAATGATAACTTGCTGGATATAAACGTTACAAGATGTGTACGTACGGCCATCAAACTCCGAAAGAAGTATTTTTACAAG ATAATCAGGCACAAAAGAACAGGCAGTAACCCAGAGAATATATAG